The Microbacterium horticulturae genome has a window encoding:
- a CDS encoding ComEC/Rec2 family competence protein, producing MRTRDLRLVPIAAAAWGGAAAGVMLPGVARWIALGLWATSLVTVCITTRTRTTAWALIAVSLAMAAAAASHVALAQPARAAASELAIGGGRAVVVHATVTGKAERTASGQVAFDARADGIDIGERRVAVSVPVVIRADSGADVGARVTASGTAFAADAGERAVLVVSAGRGLAVVSEPAGVAAMAARMRHALAGATEGLPQPAAGLIPGLAVGDTGGVTGALDAAMKAASLSHLTAVSGANCAIVVGLAFGAAALCGARRGVRVGVGIAALAGFVVLVTPEPSVVRAAAMAGIAMLGVLLGRVGAGVSLLALAVVVVLIADPWLAVSMGFALSAAATAALLVLAAPLARGLSRWLPQALALGLAVPLAAQLVCGPLLILINPTVPLYGVAANLLAAPAAPIATVLGLAACVAAPVVPVLASGLVALTWLPAAWISETALVSVTLPQAALPWPSGVIGALALTAAGAATVVLLLPRIERRGWRIARGAAAASLAVLVGVQAGTAALRTTVGSLTLPGDWAIALCDIGQGDAILVRSAGAVALIDTGPDPAPLRACLDRFGIHRLDLLVLTHYDQDHIGGLDAVEGEATVVLHGPPGGAADRRTLADLASAGAQVVDAAAGMSGRVGGATWTVLWPRADDPAFPTGNEASVVLDFRGGGVPASLYLGDMDAASQRALRASHVLRPPYAVVKVAHHGSADQDPELYRSLGAAVALISVGLDNDYGHPRAETLAFLQADGMTIGRTDQSGVVAVSVGGDGGLDIWRERAPPSLRRTADVGAAP from the coding sequence ATGCGAACACGAGATCTGCGGCTTGTCCCGATCGCCGCCGCGGCGTGGGGAGGGGCGGCCGCGGGCGTGATGCTCCCGGGCGTCGCGCGATGGATCGCGCTCGGGTTGTGGGCGACGTCTCTGGTGACCGTGTGCATCACGACGCGGACGCGCACGACGGCCTGGGCTCTGATCGCGGTGAGCCTCGCCATGGCGGCGGCCGCGGCATCCCACGTCGCGCTCGCCCAACCGGCGCGCGCCGCCGCTTCTGAGCTGGCGATCGGCGGCGGACGCGCCGTCGTCGTGCACGCGACCGTCACCGGCAAAGCGGAGCGCACGGCGTCGGGGCAGGTGGCCTTCGACGCGCGAGCCGACGGGATCGACATCGGCGAGCGGCGCGTCGCGGTATCGGTGCCCGTCGTCATTCGCGCCGATTCCGGGGCTGACGTCGGGGCCCGAGTCACTGCCTCGGGCACGGCCTTCGCCGCCGACGCGGGGGAGCGCGCGGTGCTCGTCGTCAGTGCGGGGCGGGGGCTCGCGGTCGTCTCCGAGCCGGCCGGTGTCGCCGCCATGGCGGCCCGCATGCGTCACGCGCTGGCCGGGGCCACCGAGGGGCTGCCTCAGCCGGCCGCGGGTCTCATCCCGGGCCTCGCGGTCGGAGACACCGGCGGCGTGACCGGTGCGCTGGATGCCGCAATGAAGGCGGCCTCGCTCTCACACCTGACGGCGGTCTCGGGAGCGAACTGCGCGATCGTCGTCGGGCTCGCGTTCGGTGCGGCGGCACTGTGCGGTGCGCGGCGCGGTGTGCGGGTCGGCGTCGGCATCGCGGCGCTGGCGGGCTTCGTGGTGCTGGTCACGCCCGAGCCGAGTGTGGTCCGTGCGGCGGCGATGGCGGGGATCGCCATGCTGGGCGTGCTCCTGGGCAGGGTCGGTGCCGGCGTCTCACTGCTCGCGCTCGCGGTGGTCGTCGTGCTGATCGCCGACCCGTGGCTCGCTGTGTCGATGGGCTTCGCCCTCTCGGCGGCGGCGACCGCGGCGCTGCTCGTGCTTGCGGCGCCGCTGGCGCGCGGCCTGTCGCGGTGGTTGCCGCAGGCGTTGGCGTTGGGGCTCGCGGTGCCCCTGGCCGCGCAACTGGTGTGCGGGCCGCTGCTGATCCTCATCAATCCGACCGTGCCGTTGTACGGCGTCGCGGCAAACCTGCTTGCGGCGCCCGCGGCGCCGATCGCGACGGTGCTGGGGCTGGCGGCGTGCGTGGCCGCGCCCGTGGTCCCTGTGCTCGCATCCGGGCTCGTCGCGCTCACCTGGCTGCCTGCCGCCTGGATCAGCGAGACCGCGCTGGTGAGCGTCACGCTGCCGCAGGCGGCGCTTCCCTGGCCGTCTGGTGTCATCGGCGCGCTCGCGCTGACGGCGGCGGGCGCGGCGACGGTCGTGCTGCTGCTGCCGCGCATCGAACGCCGCGGATGGCGCATCGCGCGCGGTGCGGCGGCCGCCTCGCTCGCGGTCCTGGTGGGCGTTCAAGCGGGCACAGCAGCGCTGCGCACGACGGTGGGCAGTCTGACGCTGCCGGGCGACTGGGCCATCGCCCTGTGCGACATCGGTCAGGGCGATGCGATACTCGTCCGTTCGGCCGGCGCGGTGGCCCTCATCGACACCGGGCCCGATCCGGCGCCGCTGCGTGCCTGCCTCGACAGGTTCGGCATCCATCGCCTCGATCTGCTGGTGCTCACGCACTACGACCAGGATCACATCGGCGGGCTCGACGCCGTCGAGGGCGAGGCGACGGTCGTCCTGCACGGGCCGCCGGGTGGCGCGGCCGATCGACGGACGCTCGCCGATCTCGCATCCGCGGGCGCGCAGGTGGTGGATGCCGCGGCCGGTATGTCGGGAAGGGTCGGGGGCGCAACCTGGACCGTGCTCTGGCCGCGCGCAGACGATCCTGCGTTCCCCACCGGCAACGAGGCCAGCGTGGTGCTGGACTTCCGGGGCGGGGGAGTGCCGGCATCCCTGTATCTCGGAGATATGGATGCCGCCTCCCAGCGTGCGCTGCGCGCGTCACACGTGCTGCGGCCGCCGTACGCCGTGGTGAAGGTGGCCCACCACGGCAGCGCCGATCAGGACCCCGAGCTTTACCGGTCTCTCGGCGCCGCGGTCGCGTTGATTTCGGTGGGACTCGACAACGACTACGGACATCCCCGCGCCGAGACGCTCGCCTTTCTCCAGGCCGACGGCATGACGATCGGGCGCACCGACCAATCGGGCGTGGTGGCGGTGTCGGTCGGCGGGGACGGCGGTCTCGATATCTGGCGTGAGCGGGCGCCGCCATCTCTGCGGCGCACCGCCGATGTCGGCGCCGCCCCGTAG